The sequence below is a genomic window from Rhizobium sp. NXC14.
CCGTCAAGGAAGCAACCGGCATCGATTTCCTCGCCATCAAGACCGACGAGGAAGCCCGCGCCGCCGCCAAGGCTGCCGGCTTTGCGGTCGAGAAGGACTGGACCTGGGGCGAATGCCTCGCCTTCATCTTCGAGGAAAAGGTGGAAGCGACGCTGATCCAGCCGGCCCACGTCACGCATTTCCCGAAGGACATCTCGCCCTTCGCCAAGGAAGTGCCGGGCGAGCCGCGGCTTGTCGAACGCTTCGAGACCTATTGCAACGCCTGGGAACTCGGCAATGCCTTCTCGGAGCTCAACGATCCCGAGGAGCAGCGCCGCCGCATGGTCGAGCAGCTCGAGCAGGCGCATGCCCGCGGCGAAAAGGAAAAGCAGCTGGACGACGAATTCCTGGACGCGATCGACCAGGGCATGCCGCCGGCTGGTGGCCTCGGCATCGGCGTCGACCGTCTGATCATGCTTTTGACCAACGCGCCGTCGATCCGCGACGTCATCCTCTTCCCGGCCCGCCGCAGCAAGGCCGACTGACAGGAAAGATGCAGGTTGATCAAAGCGGACTGCCGGCCGGCGCTCCGCTTTTTCATATGCCTGTTCAGTGGGTCTTGGCGGCTTCCGCCGACGGCTCTTCGGCCGGCGCTTCGGCCACTACATCGGCGCCGTCGCCCTCGGCAGCTGGCGCCGGTTCGCTTTCGGCAGCCGGTGCCGCGCCATGTCCCCCGCCCTCGGCCTTCTTGTCCTTCTCCTCAATCTTCTTGCCCGTCGCCTCGCCCTTGGTCGATGCGACGGCGACCGGATCGACGCAATCCTCCGGATCCTTGAAGCCAGCGCTGATCATGGCGATCTCATCGGACGGCAGTTCGATACGCTCGCCGAAGAACAATCCGTTTTCGCTGGCCTTGCCGTCGTAGTAGCGCGCCGTATAGCGCTTGTCGTCGAGGCCGGGAACGGTCTTGTCGGGATGCGGGATGAAGACGACATCGGCGCCGATCGCCCGGCCGCGAATATCGGCGCGCAGCGTTGGGCCGTTCTCATCAAGCACCACCACCTGTACCAGATCCGGTTTCTGCGCGGCATAGACGGCCTGGGCGACACGGAGCGCGGTCCTTACCCGCGTCATCCCGTCGGTCGGTTCGGTCTTGATGTATTTCCGCACCCAGACATGATCCTGCTTTCTGATCGTCACAAGGTTGACGTCGCTGCATTCGAGCGCGCCGCCACTGGAGACGCCGATCAGCCTGTCCTTGCCGACATACAGCGCCGCGCCGCCGGAAACGCCCGCCAGAAGCGCGACTCCGCCGATGATGATTGCCAATTTCCGGGAAGGCCGGAATATGCGCAGTAAGGCCTTCACGCCAACTGCTCCGCCATCTCAAACTCCAACGCAGGACAGGTGCTGAGAATGCTAGGGAAATGACGTTTCGGAAAGTTTAAGTGGGCGCGCCGTGCTCGCTCCATTTCAGGAAAATCCCAAAAAAGGTCCGAATTTTTCGGCTGCTTGCCACGGCACATTCCGCCATGCTCTAAACACCCATGGCCTTCACGCTTCGCCAGATCCAATATTTCGTGGCCGTCGCCGAACAGGGTTCGGTGACACGAGCCGCGCAGAACCTTTCGATCTCGCAATCCTCGGTGACGGAAGCGCTGAAGGAGCTCGAAACCGATCTCGGCGTCGAACTCTTCGAGCGCCATCCGCGCGGCCTGACGATTACCCACAACGGACATCAGTTCCTCCGTCACGCGACCAAGATTCTCGCCTCCGTCTCCGATGCGCGGACCAGCTTCTCCGGCCAGCGGAGTACCCTCTCCGGCACGTTGAATATCGGCGTCACCTCGCTTGTCGCCGGCTACGTTCTCTCCGATCTGCTGGCGCGATACCGGCGCGCCTGCCCGGGCATCGAAGTCAGCGCCATCGAGGACAATGGCGGCTATCTCGAACATCTGCTGGTCGGCGGCGAACTCGACGTGGCGGTGATGGTGATATCCAATCTGCGCGACCGCATGGCGCTCCAGGCGGAAATCCTCGAAACCTCGCCCTATCGCCTCTGGCTGCCGATGGGCCATCCGCTGGTGTCGGCCGATATCATCTCTGTCGCCGATATCGCCCGCGAACCGCTGATCATGCTGACGGTCGACGAGATCGAGGAGAATACCGGTAAGCTGCTCTCCGCACTCGGCGCCCGCCCGCATGTCGCCTTCCGCACCCGCTCGGTGGAAGCGGTGCGCAGCCTGGTCGCCACAGGCGCCGGCGTGGCGCTGCTTCCCGATCTTGTCTACCGACCCTGGTCGCTCGAAGGCGACCGCATCGAGAGCCGCGACGTCTCCGGCTCGCTGCCGGTCGTCCAGGTGGGGATGGTCTGGCGCAAGGGCTCCAGCCTGCCGCAGGCGGCGCGCGATTTCGTCGGCATCGCCGAAACCATGCGGTCCGGCCGGCTCCGCTGATATCGGAATTTCCGATATCGCCTTTCTGATAAATGAATTTGCGAAACCGGGCTTTTGGCGTCACCTTTTCAACCGGGAACAAATCGCCACAGAAGTGGCACCAAACCGGGAGACGCAGATGACGAATCTCTTGAAATCCTGCACGGCAGCGCTCGCCTGCCTGAGCTTCGCGACACAGGTGGTCGCCGCCGAACCGCTGAAGGCCTTGGGTAAGGGCGAAGGCGCGGTCAGCATCGTCGCCTGGGCCGGCTACATCGAACGCGGCGAAACCGACAAGAATTACGACTGGGTCACCGGCTTCGAAAAGGAAACCGGCTGCAAGGTCTCAGTCAAGACTGCCGCCACATCCGATGAGATGGTGTCGCTGATGAACGAAGGTGGCTTCGATCTCGTCACCGCATCCGGCGACGCGTCGCTTCGCCTCATCGCCGGCAAGCGTGTCCAGCCGATCAATACCGATCTGATCCCGAGCTTCAAGAATGTCGACAAGCGCCTGCAGGACGGCCCATGGTACACGGTCGGCGGCGTGCATTACGGCGTGCCCTATCTCTGGGGGCCGAACGTCCTGATGTACAATACCGACGCCTTCAAGGACAAGGCGCCGACCAGCTGGGGTGTCGTCTTCGAGGAGCAGACCCTGCCGGACGGCAAGTCAAACAAGGGCCGCGTCCAGGCCTATGACGGCGCGATCTATATCGCCGATGCGGCCATGTATCTGATGGCCCATAAGCCCGATCTCGGCATCAAGGACCCGTACGAACTGACCGAGGACCAGTACAAGGCCGCCCTCGACCTGTTGCGCGGCCAGCGCAAGCTCGTCTCACGCTACTGGCACGACGCGATGATCCAGATCGACGACTTCAAGAACGAAGGCGTCGTCGCCTCCGGCTCCTGGCCCTTCCAGGTCAACCTGCTCCAGGCCGACAAGCAGAAGATCGCCTCCACCTTTCCGGATGAAGGCGTCACCGGCTGGGCCGACACGACCATGCTGCACGCCGACAGCGAACATCCGAACTGCGCCTATATGTGGATGGAACATTCGCTGCAGGCCAAGGTCCAGGGCGACGCCGCCGCCTGGTTCGGCGCCGTGCCCTCCGTTCCCGCTGCCTGCAAGGGCAACGAGCTGATGGGAGAAACCGGCTGCGCCACCAACGGCTTCGATCACTTCGACAAGATCAAGTTCTGGAAAACACCGGTCTCCAAATGCGCAACACAGAGCGAATGCGTGCCCTATCACCGCTGGGTGTCGGATTACATCGGCGTGATTGGCGGGCGGTAATAGCCAAGTCGGCTTGTGGTTGAAGACCCCTCCCCACAAGGGGAGGGGCTACAAGTGGCACCGCCTCGCTCCTCTTGAACACGGCGTTCTTTGCGAGGGTGCGGCAGATTAAGCCCTCCCCTTGTGGGGAGGGTTTGGGGCGGGGTCTTTTAAGCCGCGACCGACGCCTTCTATTGAAAGACCCGGAGCCTTCCATGACGTCAGCCGTCCGCTTACAACAGGTATCGCGCCATTTCGGCCAGGTTCGCGCCGTCGACGGCGTCGATCTCGAAATAGCGCCGGGCGAGTTCTTCGCCATGCTCGGCCCGTCGGGTTCCGGCAAGACGACATGCCTTAGATTGATCGCCGGCTTCGAACAGCCGACAGCAGGCCACATTCAGATCTTCGGCGAGACGGCCGACGGCGTTCCGCCCTATCGGCGCAACGTCAACACCGTATTCCAGGATTACGCGCTCTTCCCGCATCTCAACATCCTCGACAACGTCGCCTACGGGCTGATGGTCAAGGGCGTCGGCAAGGCGGAGCGGATGAAGGCGGCGGGAGAAGCCCTCGAGCTCGTCAAACTGCCGGGTTATGGCGGCCGCCGCCCCGGCCAGCTCTCCGGCGGCCAGCGGCAGCGCGTGGCGCTCGCCCGCGCCCTCGTCAACAAGCCGAAGGTGCTGCTGCTCGATGAGCCGCTCGGTGCGCTGGACCTGAAGCTGCGGGAGCAGATGCAGGAGGAATTGAAGAGCCTGCAGCGCGCGCTCGGCATCACCTTTGTCTTCGTCACCCATGATCAGGGCGAGGCG
It includes:
- a CDS encoding LysR family transcriptional regulator — its product is MAFTLRQIQYFVAVAEQGSVTRAAQNLSISQSSVTEALKELETDLGVELFERHPRGLTITHNGHQFLRHATKILASVSDARTSFSGQRSTLSGTLNIGVTSLVAGYVLSDLLARYRRACPGIEVSAIEDNGGYLEHLLVGGELDVAVMVISNLRDRMALQAEILETSPYRLWLPMGHPLVSADIISVADIAREPLIMLTVDEIEENTGKLLSALGARPHVAFRTRSVEAVRSLVATGAGVALLPDLVYRPWSLEGDRIESRDVSGSLPVVQVGMVWRKGSSLPQAARDFVGIAETMRSGRLR
- a CDS encoding ABC transporter substrate-binding protein, which produces MTNLLKSCTAALACLSFATQVVAAEPLKALGKGEGAVSIVAWAGYIERGETDKNYDWVTGFEKETGCKVSVKTAATSDEMVSLMNEGGFDLVTASGDASLRLIAGKRVQPINTDLIPSFKNVDKRLQDGPWYTVGGVHYGVPYLWGPNVLMYNTDAFKDKAPTSWGVVFEEQTLPDGKSNKGRVQAYDGAIYIADAAMYLMAHKPDLGIKDPYELTEDQYKAALDLLRGQRKLVSRYWHDAMIQIDDFKNEGVVASGSWPFQVNLLQADKQKIASTFPDEGVTGWADTTMLHADSEHPNCAYMWMEHSLQAKVQGDAAAWFGAVPSVPAACKGNELMGETGCATNGFDHFDKIKFWKTPVSKCATQSECVPYHRWVSDYIGVIGGR
- a CDS encoding ABC transporter ATP-binding protein, translated to MTSAVRLQQVSRHFGQVRAVDGVDLEIAPGEFFAMLGPSGSGKTTCLRLIAGFEQPTAGHIQIFGETADGVPPYRRNVNTVFQDYALFPHLNILDNVAYGLMVKGVGKAERMKAAGEALELVKLPGYGGRRPGQLSGGQRQRVALARALVNKPKVLLLDEPLGALDLKLREQMQEELKSLQRALGITFVFVTHDQGEALSMADRVAVFNNGNIVQHGTPQDIYRCPKTRFVADFVGSSNVIAPDLMAAIGGEKRWASLRPEAIRLASDGIEAKVEHASFLGAATRLSVDLQGSRLHVTLAAGMPVPDIGAGIRLAWQPADIHYMDDAA